CTGGTCGCTGAATGGGGCGGCAAGGGCTGTTTCGATGCTGATGATGTCCCCGCCGTATTCGCTGTAGACCAATCCGGTCGCCATGCCGACTTCATCCTTTTTGCCTTTGAGGCCGTAGCGGAACTTTGGCCTTCCCAGGAACTCCCGTACGTCGCCGGGTGCAACGTGGACAGAGGTGGCTTGTTCGGCGGCGATGCGCCGGGCGGTTTTGCGGCAAATGGTGGCAATTTCGCGGTTGAGCTGCCGGACTCCGGCTTCGCGGGTGTATTCCCTGACAATCGCTTCAATGGCCTTCGTTTCCACTTTGAGGTGGTTTTTCTTTAATCCGTGTTCGGCGATCTTCTCGGGAAGGAGGTACTTCTTGGCGATTTCGAGCTTTTCCTTTTCGGTGTAGCTTGGGAACCGGATGATTTCCATTCGGTCGCGGAGGGGGGCCGGGATGTTGTCGAGCAAGTTGGCCGTGCAGATGAACATGACGGCACTGAGGTCGAACGGGGCTTCGATATAGTGGTCGCTGAAGGTGCTGTTCTGTTCGGGATCCAAGACTTCCAGGAGGGCGGAGGTGGGGTCGCCCCGGAAATCCGATGTCATCTTGTCGATTTCGTCGAGGAGTAAAACGGGGTTCCGTGTTCCGGCTTGTTTGAGCGCCTGGATGATCCGCCCCGGCATCGAACCGATGTAGGTGCGCCGGTGCCCCCTGATTTCTGCTTCGTCCCGGACGCCTCCCAGGGAGACCCGCTGGAATCTCCTTCCCAGGGCTTCGGCAATCGAGCGGCCCAGCGACGTTTTCCCCACGCCTGGGGGGCCGACAAAGCAAAGAATGGGCCCCCGCAGCGAGTTACTGACTTGCCGGACGGCGAGGAAGTCGGCGATCCGGTCTTTGACGAGCGCCAACCCGTAGTGGTCGCGGTCGAGGACGGAGACGGCTTGGTTGACGTTGATGGAGTCTTCGGTGATTGTATTCCAGGGGAGGGCGAGGAGCCAGTCCAGATAATTCCGGATGACCATTCCTTCTGGCGAACTGGACGGGGCTCGGTCAAGCCGGCGGACTTCTTGCATGGCCCGGTCCAAAGTTTCTTCTTCCAGCCCAAGGGCTTCGAGTTTTGCCCGGTAGGCGTCGCCTTCTTCGCTGAAGTGGTCGCCTGCCCCAAGCTCTTGTTGGATGGCCCGCAACTGCTCGCGCAAATAGAATTCGCGTTGGGTCTGACCGACCTCGCGTTCGACTTTGGATCGGAGTTGGGATTGGAGTTCGAGCACTTGTTGCTCGCGGGTGAGGAACCGGACGAGTTCGGTGAGCCGTTCTTCTGCTTCGAACAGTTCAAGCAGAGATTGCTTGACCGCCGAGGGGGCCGGCATATGGTGGGCCACGGTGTCGGCGAGTTGGCCCGGGTCTTCGATAGCCGTGATCGTTTCGCTGACTTCCGGCGGGATTTGTAGACCGAGCGAGGCGGCTTGCTGGAATACGGCAACAGCTTCTCGGACAAGGGCTTCGGTGTTGGCGGTGATGGCGGGGGCGGCTTCAACGACTTGGTACCCAGAGGAGAAAGACTTGTTCCGGAATTTAAGTTGGCGTAGCTGAACCCTGACCATCCCCCTCATGACGACGCGCATGTTCCCGTCCGGAAGGGGGAGGACATGGAGGATTTCAGAAAGGGTGCCGACGGGGTAGAGGTCGGCGGCCTTGGGTTCGTCAACCGTTTGATCGCGCTGACCGACCACGATGACTTCGCGGTCTTTGCTCAGGGCGTCTTGGAGGGCCCGGACGGACATATCCCGCCCGACGAGCAAAGTTTGGATGACGCCTGGGAAGTGCACCGTGTCCCTTACGGGGAGAACCGGCAGCCGGACGGGGATCTGCGGCGATTGATCGGTTCGGGCAGGGCGCGCCATGACTTTACGTTACCGCAGGCCGGCCCATTTTCAACCTGGTGGGTCTTTGAGGTTTTGCACCCCATCGGAATTCTGGGGGAGGGTGAGGGTTTGCATGGAGTGGCGAATGGTTTCGTCGCTCCGGAACACTTCGGCAAAAACGTGGTCGATGATCTCGAATATTTCGATGAGAATAGTCAATCGTTTCCTAACGATTTCGGCTTGCTCACTGGCATCGCTTTCCGGGATCATGGCGAGGCAGTCCCGGATTGCCGCCACGGTCGGGTCGATTTCGCGCCTCTTCCGTTCTCGGACGACACGGGTGAACATTTGGACGATGTCGCCATCTGTCCGGTAGATGTCTTTGCGATCCCCCGGTCGGCGGTACCGTTGGATGACGCCCCATTCGGTGAGGTCTCGCAGGTTCATGCTGGCGTTGCCCCTTGAGATATGAAGCCGATCGATCATTTCATCCATCGTGAGGTCTTCGCCAGAAACGAGCAAGAGGGCATGGAGCTGGGCCATAGTCCGGTTGATGCCCCAGCTTGAGCTCATGCGGCCCCATTCCATGATGAACCTTTCCTGGGCGATTTGGGTCTGCTGGCTGGGGGTGGCTTCACTCACTCTGTTCATTTTACGGGTTTTGAGTCAGCTTTGACCCGGATGGATGAGCGGGGGGTGGCG
This window of the Armatimonadota bacterium genome carries:
- the lon gene encoding endopeptidase La — its product is MARPARTDQSPQIPVRLPVLPVRDTVHFPGVIQTLLVGRDMSVRALQDALSKDREVIVVGQRDQTVDEPKAADLYPVGTLSEILHVLPLPDGNMRVVMRGMVRVQLRQLKFRNKSFSSGYQVVEAAPAITANTEALVREAVAVFQQAASLGLQIPPEVSETITAIEDPGQLADTVAHHMPAPSAVKQSLLELFEAEERLTELVRFLTREQQVLELQSQLRSKVEREVGQTQREFYLREQLRAIQQELGAGDHFSEEGDAYRAKLEALGLEEETLDRAMQEVRRLDRAPSSSPEGMVIRNYLDWLLALPWNTITEDSINVNQAVSVLDRDHYGLALVKDRIADFLAVRQVSNSLRGPILCFVGPPGVGKTSLGRSIAEALGRRFQRVSLGGVRDEAEIRGHRRTYIGSMPGRIIQALKQAGTRNPVLLLDEIDKMTSDFRGDPTSALLEVLDPEQNSTFSDHYIEAPFDLSAVMFICTANLLDNIPAPLRDRMEIIRFPSYTEKEKLEIAKKYLLPEKIAEHGLKKNHLKVETKAIEAIVREYTREAGVRQLNREIATICRKTARRIAAEQATSVHVAPGDVREFLGRPKFRYGLKGKKDEVGMATGLVYSEYGGDIISIETALAAPFSDQPTIQLTGSLGDVMKESAHAAMSYLRQNQAHLSGHEFRYDIHIHVPEGAVPKDGPSAGVTILTAIASAYTGRPVRCDIAMTGEITLRGHVLPVGGIREKVLAAHRAGIRKVILPAENERDLDDLPDAVRQQMEFTFVNTADQVLELALRDRP
- a CDS encoding MarR family transcriptional regulator yields the protein MSEATPSQQTQIAQERFIMEWGRMSSSWGINRTMAQLHALLLVSGEDLTMDEMIDRLHISRGNASMNLRDLTEWGVIQRYRRPGDRKDIYRTDGDIVQMFTRVVRERKRREIDPTVAAIRDCLAMIPESDASEQAEIVRKRLTILIEIFEIIDHVFAEVFRSDETIRHSMQTLTLPQNSDGVQNLKDPPG